The Platichthys flesus chromosome 10, fPlaFle2.1, whole genome shotgun sequence genome includes a window with the following:
- the shprh gene encoding E3 ubiquitin-protein ligase SHPRH, with translation MSSRRKRAPPVKVDEDSKKKLNWNMLDDRKDEITHEEEDQTPTCSIPPGDSTPSGFLISTTEDPAACPGSVRFSEELPCTSSEAAVASTSLSLTFVPPSKLVNIWKALIGEFRVCPAWLPSDCEQKAFTLHRRGDQLCLSYSSCDESSELQWTLDKETCTAECSLSQIPLEDLDWLQKRQVMQLCHQTKDETMKVGIYLLETGLGKPDLLSEGSGRLKKANQLMQKIMEYFYDFIIPEVVVNEEEQCDTDLERQNVEELYDYVRHLHQRESQELTCEIQHKALIPVLRPYQSQAVNWMLKREKYRNTSQKEQSLHYLWRELVTLCGKKLFYNPFTGCLIREFPLAGIAWPGGILADEMGLGKTVEVLALILLHARQDVEQEALTLPAGKSVNFFVPPPPQERKKVIHCKSEVQPKMKISHPTVRIMLLTGIKEMRSGKGASVNAVFTYIRATYGYDLLKNRNHIKKMLVKLMDEGLVDRVKGRGLAGSFKLGKNYKETKKMLAEASKSITKNTEGTPRERFQRRAKEKAEAALQSSLTEDDRDLSSSDCPVSEQRETKTKWDLNEKADRYDDVMDTSTTSSQMSQDKSESDTHETSRVEDLPEERGEAPQLDEETETPTRASMVPFNTPDYRFECFCGELGVIDYKARVQCMNCQLWQHADCVNYKEESLGTTPFYCPHCLVAMKPVSTGATLIISPSSICHQWVEEINRHIRSSSLRVLVYQGVKKHGFIQPHILAEQDVVITTYDVLRSELNYVDIPHSNSKDGRRFRNQKRYMAVPSPLVAVEWWRICLDEAQMVECPTAKAAEMALRLTSVNRWCVSGTPVQRGLEDLYGLVLFLGVDPYWVKHWWHRLLYRPYRHGNTEPLYNVIAQILWRSAKKDVIDQIQIPPQTEEVHWLCFSPVEGHFYHRQHEVCSQDALVKIRKISDWSLKLGSLDRRTVNTVLYPLLRLRQACCHPQAVRGEFLPLQKSTMTMEELLKSLQKKCRVECEEAHRQLVCALNGLAGIHIIRDEFVEATEMYREVLRSSEEHKGRLKTDSLQRLHATHNLMELLSAKHQGIPPTLRDDQLSDEAEQLRQHYMTKYDSEVADAHQALQPVLQNIKELRRKVKLNSTWWLDVIQRAIRLSTDDDLVSRIKNELTSSYKQQASKLSMADKFRDASGLQFLLTSQMQDLIKSQKTVQDAVKKLEGPASKTVIDEVTICHLRPMRLPLNNCVFCKADELFVDYESKLFSHTVKGQTAIFEEMIEDEDGMVDDRLPTTSRGLWAASETERTLKAILSFAKAKRMDPEVVEEGNTFMELFENWKKEYKVLHEYWMVLRNHVSASDELGMATERLRVRLPDEPKPKVLHIIEPHEVGQNRVKLLNDQAVAKSQLQKKLGQFLYLTNLEKSQDKSTGGLNPEPCPICARPLGQEWAVLTCGHCFCNECISIIVEQYSTGSRRRAIMCAICRQTTSHSEISYVFTTQSSSQDQDIPVQGSHSTKVEAVVRTLKKIQATDPGAKCLVFSTWLNVLDIIAKALFDNNLEFSQINGIHKFQENLSSFKYEEKINILLLPLHTGSNGLNIIEATHVLLVEPILNPAHELQAIGRVHRIGQTKPTFVHRFLIKSTIEERMQAMLKTAEKSHTSTAMKHSEAAVLTVADLADLFTDDTEHLG, from the exons ATGAGTAGCCGAAGAAAGAGAGCCCCTCCTGTGAAGGTGGATGAAGACTCTAAGAAGAAGTTGAACTGGAACATGCTGGATGATCGCAAGGACGAGATAACCCATGAGGAAGAAGACCAGACACCAACCTGCTCCATTCCTCCTGGTGACTCCACTCCAAGCGGCTTCTTAATCTCAACCACTGAGGACCCTGCTGCCTGCCCCGGCTCTGTCCGGTTCTCAGAGGAGCTCCCCTGTACATCATCGGAGGCCGCTGTCGCCTCAacctctctgtccctgactTTTGTGCCGCCTTCAAAGCTGGTCAACATCTGGAAGGCACTCATTGGGGAGTTCCGTGTGTGCCCGGCTTGGCTCCCGTCCGACTGTGAGCAGAAAGCATTCACCCTCCACAGGAGGGGGGACCAGCTCTGCCTCAGTTACAGCAGCTGCGACGAGAGCTCGGAGCTGCAGTGGACGCTGGACAAGGAGACTTGCACGGCGGAGTGCAGCCTTAGCCAGATCCCTCTGGAGGATCTGGACTGGCTGCAAAAGAGACAGGTGATGCAGCTCTGCCACCAGACAAAGGATGAGACGATGAAG GTTGGGATCTACTTGCTGGAAACTGGGCTCGGGAAGCCAGATTTACTTAGCGAGGGAAGTGGTCGGTTGAAGAAAGCAAATCAACTAATGCAGAAGATAATGGAGTATTTCTATGATTTCATCATCCCTG AAGTGGTTGTTAACGAGGAGGAGCAGTGTGACACCGACCTGGAGAGACAAAATGTGGAGGAGCTCTATGATTATGTCCGACATCTGCACCAGCGAGAGAGCCAGGAGTTAACATGTGAAATCCAGCACAAGGCTCTTATTCCTGTGCTCAGACCCTATCAGAGCCAGGCCGTCAACTGGATGCTGAAGAGGGAAAAATACAGGAACACTTCACAGAAAG aaCAATCGCTGCATTACCTCTGGCGGGAGTTGGTGACATTGTGTGGAAAGAAGTTGTTCTACAACCCTTTTACTGGCTG TTTAATTAGAGAATTTCCTCTGGCTGGCATTGCGTGGCCAGGTGGGATCCTGGCTGATGAGATGGGACTGGGAAAGACGGTGGAGGTTCTGGCTCTCATCCTGCTCCACGCCCGGCAAGATGTGGAGCAGGAGGCTCTTACTCTGCCGGCG GGTAAATCTGTGAACTTCTTTGTTCCACCTCCTCcgcaagaaagaaagaaagtaatcCACTGCAAGTCTGAAGTTCAGCCTAAGATGAAAATATCTCACCCAA CTGTGCGTATCATGCTGCTCACTGGAATAAAGGAAATGAGATCAGGCAAGGGAGCCTCAGTCAACGCCGTGTTCACGTATATCCGCGCCACTTATGGTTACGACCTCCTCAAGAACCGCAACCACATCAAGAAGATGCTGGTGAAGCTGATGGATGAAGGCCTGGTTGACCGGGTTAAAGGTCGTGGCTTGGCGGGGTCATTCAAGCTGGGAAAAAACTACAAAGAAACCAAGAAGATGTTAGCAGAAGCATCCAAGTCT attacaaaaaacacagagggcaCGCCCAGGGAAAGGTTTCAGAGACGAGCAAAAGAGAAGGCAGAGGCCGCTCTTCAAAGCTCTCTCACAGAGGATGACAGAGATCTGAGCTCGTCTGACTGCCCTGTATCagagcaaagagaaacaaagacaaagtggGATCTGAATGAGAAAGCCGATCGGTACGATGACGTGATGGATACGTCCACAACATCCTCGCAGATGTCTCAGGATAAAAGTGAGTCAGATACACATGAAACATCCAGGGTGGAAGATCTCCCTGAAGAACGGGGAGAAGCTCCTCAGCTTGATGAGGAGACAGAAACCCCCACCAGAGCATCCATGGTTCCTTTCAACACTCCGGACTACCGCTTTGAGTGCTTCTGTGGCGAACTGGGCGTTATCGACTACAAGGCCCGTGTCCAGTGTATGAACTGTCAGCTGTGGCAGCACGCAGACTGTGTTAACTACAAAGAGGAAAGCCTTGGAACTACTCCCTTCTATTGCCCTCACTGCCTGGTGGCCATGAAACCCGTGTCCACTGGTGCCACCCTCATCATCTCCCCAAGCTCCATCTGCCATCAGTGGGTGGAGGAGATCAACCGTCACATTAGGTCGTCCTCACTACGAGTGCTG GTCTACCAGGGTGTGAAGAAACACGGCTTCATCCAGCCACACATTCTCGCTGAGCAGGATGTGGTCATCACCACCTACGACGTGCTGCGGTCGGAGCTCAACTACGTCGACATTCCCCACAGCAACAGCAAGGATGGACGCCGCTTCCGCAACCAGAAGCGCTACATGGCCGTTCCCAGTCCTCTGGTGGCAGTGGAGTGGTGGCGCATCTGTCTGGACGAGGCTCAGATGGTCGAATGTCCAACTGCGAAG GCTGCAGAAATGGCTCTGCGTCTCACATCTGTCAACCGCTGGTGTGTCAGTGGTACTCCTGTCCAGAGAGGCTTAGAAG ATCTGTATGGCCTTGTACTTTTCTTGGGAGTTGATCCATACTGGGTGAAACACTGGTGGCATCGGCTGCTTTATCGCCCTTATCGACATGGGAACACAGAACCTCTGTACAATGTCATCGCACAAATATTATGGCGATCGGCTAAAAAAGACGTCATCGATCAG ATCCAGATTCCACCTCAGACCGAGGAGGTTCACTGGCTCTGCTTCTCCCCCGTCGAGGGGCACTTCTACCACCGTCAGCACGAGGTCTGCTCCCAGGACGCTCTGGTCAAAATCCGGAAGATCTCCGACTGGAGCCTGAAACTCGGCAGCCTCGACCGCCGCACCGTCAACACCGTCTTGTACCCGCTGCTGAGGCTGCGCCAGGCCTGCTGCCATCCACAGGCTGTGAGGGGGGAATTCCTGCCTCTTCAGAAAAG CACCATGACGATGGAGGAGCTCCTGAAGTCCCTGCAGAAGAAATGTCGAGTGGAGTGTGAAGAAGCTCACAGACAATTGGTGTGTGCGCTCAATGGCCTGGCCGGCATTCACATCATCAGAG ATGAGTTTGTTGAGGCGACGGAGATGTATAGAGAAGTGCTTCGCTCATCAGAGGAGCACAAAGGCAGACTGAAGACAGATTCATTGCAG agacTCCATGCAACCCATAACTTGATGGAACTGCTGAGTGCAAAGCATCAAGGGATACCCCCTACGCTGAGAGATGATCAACTAAGTGATGAG GCCGAGCAGCTGCGACAGCACTACATGACCAAGTACGACTCTGAGGTGGCAGACGCCCATCAGGCTCTACAGCCGGTGCTACAGAACATCAAAGAGCTGAGACGCAAA GTGAAGCTGAACTctacctggtggctggatgTTATTCAGAGGGCAATCCGCCTCTCCACCGATGATGATCTGGTGTCTCGCATCAAGAATGAGCTGACGTCCAGCTACAAACAACAAGCCAGCAAGCTCTCCATGGCTGACAA gttcCGTGATGCCTCTGGTTTGCAGTTCCTGCTCACCTCGCAAATGCAAGACCTGATTAAATCCCAGAAGACCGTGCAAGACGCAGTGAAGAAGCTTGAAGGCCCGGCTTCAAAAACCGTGATTGACGAGGTCACGATTTGTCACCTCAGGCCTATGAGACTGCCACTTAACAA CTGTGTGTTTTGTAAAGCTGATGAACTTTTCGTTGACTATGAGTCCAAGCTGTTTTCTCACAC GGTGAAGGGTCAGACAGCCATCTTTGAGGAGATGATTGAGGACGAAGACGGGATGGTGGACGACCGTCTCCCCACCACCAGCCGAGGTCTCTGGGCAGCCAGCGAGACTGAGCGCACGCTGAAGGCCATCTTGTCCTTCGCCAAAGCTAAACGCATGGATccagaggtggtggaggagggcaACACTTTCATGGAGCTGTTTGAGAACTGGAAGAAGGAGTACAAG GTGCTGCACGAGTACTGGATGGTGCTGCGGAATCACGTGTCAGCCAGCGATGAGTTGGGGATGGCCACGGAGCGGCTACGAGTTCGCCTGCCCGACGAGCCCAAGCCCAAAGTGCTGCACATCATCGAGCCACATGAG GTGGGGCAGAACAGAGTCAAGCTTTTGAACGACCAGGCAGTGGCCAAGTCTCAGCTGCAAAAGAAGCTCGGCCAGTTTCTGTACCTCACAAATCTGGAGAAG TCCCAGGACAAGTCGACTGGAGGACTGAATCCAGAGCCATGTCCCATCTGTGCTCGGCCCCTGGGACAGGAG TGGGCAGTGCTGACTTGTGGCCACTGCTTCTGTAACGAGTGCATTTCCATCATTGTGGAGCAGTACAGCACGGGCTCAAGGCGGCGTGCCATCATGTGTGCCATTTGTAGGCAGACCACGTCCCACTCGGAGATCTCCTATGTGTTCACCACGCAGTCGTCCAGTCAGGACCAGGACATCCCAGTCCAG GGAAGCCATTCTACCAAAGTGGAGGCAGTGGTGAGAACACTGAAGAAGATTCAAGCGACCGACCCCGGAGCCAAGTGTCTCGTTTTCTCCACG TGGCTGAACGTCCTGGACATCATCGCCAAGGCCTTGTTTGACAACAACCTGGAGTTCTCACAAATCAATGGGATTCACAAATTCCAG GAGAATCTGAGCTCCTTCAAATACGAAGAGAAGATCAAcattcttctccttcctctccacacCGGCTCCAATGGTCTGAACATCATCGAAGCCACTCACGTGCTGCTGGTCGAGCCCATCCTGAACCCAGCCCACGAGCTCCAGGCCATCGGCAGGGTGCACCGCATCGGACAAACCAA GCCAACGTTCGTCCACAGGTTCCTCATTAAATCCACTATTGAAGAGAGAATGCAGGCGATGctgaaaacagcagagaaaag TCACACCAGCACAGCCATGAAGCACTCAGAGGCTGCAGTACTGACGGTAGCCGACCTCGCCGATCTGTTTACTGACGATACAGAACATCTGGGATGA